CTACTATATTAGTATATATTATATCTATCTAGTATATATATCAATATGATAGCTATCATCCTTCCAGGTCCTGGAGGGGGAGGTTGAAAAGGGGCCGTGGAAAGGGAATTGATGAATTGATGGAATTGATGAAATGAAAATCTTATCTGCATACCCTACTTGTCTGGCTTCAGACAACAGAGGGGGTGCTTATTGCTTAACAATAGGCCTCAATCCCTTTAGCGTGAGGGAGTAAGGGTATGCTCCATATTTAACTCCCTACTTTTCATTTTGCTTAGTCATACGAAAGAGGCTCACCGGCAGGCGATCTGGCGAATCACCCAACTGGCTGCGACCATGCCCATGATGGCAGGCAGATAGCTGACGGAGCCGACCGTTTGGCGTTGGCGGCCGCGCTGGAGGATGATCTCGTCGGGGATGTCGGTGTCCTCATCCGGGCGCAGGGGGAGCTCGGAGGACCAGACGCAGGGGAAATCGGCCTTTATGCCTCTGCGTCCTAGATAGTTGCGCACCCGGCGGGCGAGGGGGCAGTTGTGGCTCTTTTTTATGGAGGTGAGCTGGACCTGGGCGGGGTCGAGCCGGTTTCCCGCGCCCATCACGGAGACGAACTCCAGTTCCCGGCGCACGGCGTATTCAAGCAGGCCGATCTTAGGGCCGAGGCTGTCGATGGCGTCGATGAAGGAATCGACTTCCGCCAGCAGTTCCACACGGTTATCGGCATCCAGAAATTCCTGGTGGCAGATGACTTTTGCCTCCGGGTTGATGGCCAGGATACGCCGTTGGGCCAAATCCACCTTGGCTTGTCCGATGGTTTCGCGCAGGGCGAAGAGCTGGCGGTTGAGGTTGGTTTCCCCCACTATATCAAAATCGATGAGGGTGAAACGCCCGATGCCGGCCCGGGCGAGGGCTTCCACGGCGTAGGAACCCACTCCGCCAAGACCGACAACGCAGACGCTCGCCCCTTTCAACCTGGCAATGGCTTCTTCGCCCAGGAGCAGCGCGCTGCGGCTGAGGACGGAATCAGCCATGTGAGTGCTCCATCAGAGCCGCAAGGCTCTCATCCTGCACCTTGACAAAGTCCTCCCGGGAAATGCCGGCCAGCCCGCAGGCACGCTCGACCACGTCCGAAAGCCTAAGCAGGGGGTTGGGCTCGTTTTCCTTCACGTAATGGCGGGTGATGTCGGTCTCCGCGAGGCAGTGCCGGTGGGTGACCATTTCGCACAGCAGGGCGTGTTTGTCCGGCCGCAGTATCCTTTCGCTAACGGTGAACCAGCTATCCAGCCGGGCCAGCAGCCTGAATCCTTCAAGGCTTCCGGCGTAGCCGTGCACCAGATAGCGCAGCTTAAACCCTCGCAGGATGTCGTAAGCCCGTTGTTGGTGTCCCACGATATGCAGCACCACGGGCAGGGCGTGGTCGGAAGCGAGTTCCAACTGTCGGGTGAGAATCTTCTCCTGTTCCGGCAGAGGGGGGCCGTTGCGGTCCAGGCCAATTTCCCCCACCGCCCAAATCCGGTTTTCGGAGCAGAGGGAGGCGATGTCTTCCAGGACAAGGTCGCAGCCTTCATAATTGGGATGGATACCGGCGCTGAAGCTGATTTCCGGGCGCGGATGGTCCAGATAATAGTGAATCTCCTCCCGGGTGAGGGCGGAGGACAGCCAGCGCGCTACGCCCTTGCGCGCGGCTTCTTCCAAAAGGGGTTCCAGGGGCATCAGCAGGCTAAGGTTGGCCAGGTGGCAATGGCCGTCAACAAGGGTCTGGGTCGGAAAGGTTTGCGGGCTCATTCCTGATATTGGGCGGCGTAGAGTTTCTGATAACGGGGGCAGGAGCGCAAAAGCTCCTCGTGGCTGCCCTGGCCGACTATCCGGCCTTGTTCGAGAACCACGATCCTATCAGCCTGGAGCACCGTGGAGAGGCGGTGGGCGATCATAATCACGGTGCGGTTTTGGGTGGCGGCGTCAATTGCCTGCCGCACAAGCTGTTCGCTTTCGGTGTCGAGGGCGCTGGTGGCTTCGTCGAGGATCAGGATGGGGGGATCGCCAACGATGGCGCGGGCGATGCAGAGGCGCTGTTTCTGGCCGCCGGAGAGGTTGGCGCCCTTGGTTTGCAGCACCTCGTCGTACTGGCGGGGAAACTGGAGGATGAAATCTTCCGCGTGGGCGATCCTGGCCGCGGCGCGAATCCGCTCGTCGCCAAGCTCCTCCAGTGAACCGAAGGCGATGTTTTCCCGGATGGAGCGGGTGAAGAGGACGCTGTCCTGAGTTACCACCCCGAAGAGGCGGCGGAGGTCGGCCAGCCTGATTTGGCGGATGTCCGTTCCGTCCAGGAGGATGGCGCCGGAGCTGACGTCGTACATGCGGTTGAAGAGATTGGCCAAAGTGGTCTTGCCGCCGCCGCTGGCGCCCACGATGGCGACCTTTTCGCCTTTGCTGATGATCAGGCTAACGTCGCTGAGCACGGGGCGGTCTTCGCTATAGGCAAAGCTCACGCGGTCAAACTCTATATGGCTCGTAAAACTTTCCTTGGCAAAGGCCTCCGGGGCGTCCTTTATCTCCGTTTCGCTATCCAGAACATGGAAAACGCGGTTGAGCGAGACCAGGGCTTTTTTCACGTCGGAATAGAGTTGGGTAAGGTTTTTCATGGGGTGAAGCAGGGAAAAGATGGCGAAGAGGAAGGCGGTGAAATCGCCCAGGGTAAAGCCGGAACCGGGGGCCAGGATCATCTTGCCGCCCAGGATGATGACGATGACGGCGGTGAACACGGTGTTCAGCTCCGAAAGCGGCACGCTGAGCGAGGAATAGTATTGGGCGCGCTTCCAGAAACGCACGTAGGCGGAATTGACCCGGCTGAAGGCGCGGTGTTCACTTTCTTCTCGGCGAAAGGCTTTCACGACCTTCATGCTGTTCAAAGCCTCCTCCACCGCGGAAAA
This genomic window from Candidatus Cloacimonadota bacterium contains:
- a CDS encoding TatD family deoxyribonuclease: MSPQTFPTQTLVDGHCHLANLSLLMPLEPLLEEAARKGVARWLSSALTREEIHYYLDHPRPEISFSAGIHPNYEGCDLVLEDIASLCSENRIWAVGEIGLDRNGPPLPEQEKILTRQLELASDHALPVVLHIVGHQQRAYDILRGFKLRYLVHGYAGSLEGFRLLARLDSWFTVSERILRPDKHALLCEMVTHRHCLAETDITRHYVKENEPNPLLRLSDVVERACGLAGISREDFVKVQDESLAALMEHSHG
- a CDS encoding tRNA threonylcarbamoyladenosine dehydratase, with the translated sequence MADSVLSRSALLLGEEAIARLKGASVCVVGLGGVGSYAVEALARAGIGRFTLIDFDIVGETNLNRQLFALRETIGQAKVDLAQRRILAINPEAKVICHQEFLDADNRVELLAEVDSFIDAIDSLGPKIGLLEYAVRRELEFVSVMGAGNRLDPAQVQLTSIKKSHNCPLARRVRNYLGRRGIKADFPCVWSSELPLRPDEDTDIPDEIILQRGRQRQTVGSVSYLPAIMGMVAASWVIRQIACR
- a CDS encoding ABC transporter ATP-binding protein is translated as MDKATPSKTRAWPNLRQIYAIMFRYWPLLVSGMLATLLYAIFSGVSVTLVIPLFDYVFRPGGGNPVYTDLGGFLGAVGSAWGSFWAGAGGLISLRGLKGLAPLWEELQKVMLDTEPLVLLYALCLFVVAVILLKNVFFYLQRVLFIKLRGNTLRDLREAMFSRYMGQSLEFFNQSRIGDAMVRMVNDAEIVSESFIKSLLEGILDIFTILVFTRVALLLSPRLFLYGLLVVPFFTLFVGWLGKQVKRNSQRIQAHLSTMFSAVEEALNSMKVVKAFRREESEHRAFSRVNSAYVRFWKRAQYYSSLSVPLSELNTVFTAVIVIILGGKMILAPGSGFTLGDFTAFLFAIFSLLHPMKNLTQLYSDVKKALVSLNRVFHVLDSETEIKDAPEAFAKESFTSHIEFDRVSFAYSEDRPVLSDVSLIISKGEKVAIVGASGGGKTTLANLFNRMYDVSSGAILLDGTDIRQIRLADLRRLFGVVTQDSVLFTRSIRENIAFGSLEELGDERIRAAARIAHAEDFILQFPRQYDEVLQTKGANLSGGQKQRLCIARAIVGDPPILILDEATSALDTESEQLVRQAIDAATQNRTVIMIAHRLSTVLQADRIVVLEQGRIVGQGSHEELLRSCPRYQKLYAAQYQE